CGGATCACTCGATTGGAAATTATACGAGGCAGAGAAAGTGATCTCAACGTGGAGTATCGAGCACTCGGTTTGACCAATATTATTTCCGGTCTGTGTGGCGGTATGCCGGCATCTTTGACGTATGGGCGAAGCTCTGGGAGTTATGCTTCCGGCGGGCGTGGTCCTGTCGCAGGGATTGTAGCCGGATTGGTCTGTGCTACTGGATTGTGTTTTGCTGATGTCATTCTGCCTCTGATACCCCGGTTCGTTCCGGAAGGTTTGCTCGTTTACGCCGGTCTTGACCTTATCCGAGACTGGATGTTCAGAACGAAAACAGCATTTACTGGTCGATCAGATATATGGCTGCTTTGGCTGACCTTCATTGCGACTTTGTTCCTGGGTATTCTGGAAGGCATCGGTTTCGGCGTGGCTTTGGCTCTCATGGTTACGGTGAGCAGGGCCAGCAAGGATGGGGTTGTTCGTAATATTCTGTCCGGGGCCAATCACAGCAGTAGCGTTGATCGTGCTTCTGTCCAGAAGCGGATACTCAAGGAGTATGGCGATCATATCCATATCATGCGTTTACAGGGTTTTCTTTTCCTCGGGGCCATGGAGCGGTTGCTCAAGGACATACGCACCCGTATTGATGACCGCAATCAGTTGCCGGTAGAATACCTTATTCTGGACTTCAAGTTGGTGACCGGTTTTGCGTCGGCAGCGGGTATTGGGTTTGACAAGCTGCACAATCTGGTTGCTGCTTATGACATGGTGCTTATTATTACCAATGCTCCTCTGGAGCTTGAGGAGCACCTGGAAGCGATTGGGCTTGTTGGGGATCAGGAAGGTGTTTTCAAGTCCTTTCTCAATCTTGATTATGCTCTTGAGTGGTGTGAAAACCGCGTGCTTGATGCAGAGAATCTGTTGGAGCTCAAACAGTCGACTCTTCCAGAGTTATTGGCGCCGGTGTTCCCCGAGCCGAAACTCATTCCGGCTTTGATGAAAGTCCTCAAGCGCGAAGTCGCAAAGCCTGGTGAGGCTGTATTTCGACAGGGTGATGTGTCGGATTCCATGTTTTTCGTAGAGTCAGGTCGTTTGGATGTCGAATTGGAAATGGAAGGCGGCAAAATATTGCGATTGAAAAAAGTCGGTCCGGGAGCTGTGTTTGGCGAAATGGGTATTTATACGCTCGCACCCCGTTCTGCCACTATTCGAGCTGCTGAAAGTTGCGTATTGTATCGTATGACCTTGGCAAAACTCGACGCCATAGAGCACCGTGCCCCCAGACTTGTTACTGCAATCAACCGTTTATTGATTAATATGTTGTCAGAACGTTTGATTGACGCGAATGCTCGGGTGCGTGATTTGATGCGGTAACTTTTGAACTACGCTTTGGGGGCCATACCCAGTTCTTTTTGAACATATTCAGCCAGAGCGTCCTCCCACCTACGAGGCGTCATGCCAGTTGTCCGAATATATTTGGAGAGGTCCAGCACGGAGTAGTGCGGTCGGACGGCTTTGGTCGGATATTCACTGGAAGGCACTGGGGTTATGGTGCAATCCTTTCCGGCAAGCGTTGCGGCCATACTGGCTAATCCGTGCCACGATGTCTGACCCGAGTTTGCTAGATGAAAGATACCTGTGGCTTTCTTTTCCAATAATTTGATGGTGCCGGTTGCAATATCCGGAGCATAAGACGGCGAGCCAACTTGGTCTTCGACTACGGTCAAGGTATCGCGTGTGTCGCACAGTGTGAGGATTTTTTTGACAAAGTTGCTGCGTCCCGGACCGAATAACCAAGAAATGCGCAGTATAAGTGTTTTGTCGTAGCCAAGCTTGAGCAGACCACGTTCGCCATCTGCCTTGCTGATGCCGTATGTGGAAAATGCACTTGTTTCGTCGTATTCGGTATAAGGTGAAGTCTTGTCACCTTTGAAAACGAAGTCAGTGCTGTAATGAACAAATGGAATGGATCGTCTGGCTGCCAAGGTCGCCAGTAGCGGCGGGGCGGTTGCATTGAGAGCGAATGCCATTTCCTGCTCTTCTTCTGCCAAGTCGACCTGTGTGTAGGCCGCGGCATTAATCAGGACATCCGGATCTTCCTTGTCCAGAATTATGTCCACGGATTTAGGGTCAAGGATGTCGCAGTCTTGGCTGGAAAGTGCGACCGGCCGCGCGCCAGCCTGGGTAAAAGCGTGACACAGAGCCTGACCGAGCAAGCCCGTTCTGCCGCCAAGAACAACGATTGTCTTTCCTTTGATTCCCATTAGGCCCGTTCCTCGTACCAAGAGTCCATGAAGGTGCGGTATTCACCGCTTTGAACTTGTTCAAGCCATTCCGTGTTGGCTTCATACCAATCAATGGTCTTTTTCAGGCCATCTGCAAAGTTCAGCGTCGGAATAAAACCGAGTTCCTTTTGTGCCAGGGAGAAGTCCATGGCGTATCGTTTGTCGTGTCCGGGTCTGTCGGTGACGTAGGTGATTAGAGATTCCGGTTTGCCCAAAATGGAGAGCAGGGTTTTTACCACGGTGATATTGGTTTCTTCTGCGTCACCGCCGAAGTTGTAAGCTTGTCCTTCGCGTCCATTCAGCAGGGTCAGTTCAACGCCGAGACAGTGGTCATCGACATAGATCCAGTCTCGAACATTCATCCCGTCGCCATAGACAGGCAGAGACTTATCCGCCTTGGCGTTGAGAAACATGAGTGGAATGAGTTTTTCCGGGAATTGATACGGTCCATAGTTGTTGGAACATCGGGTGATCAGAATGGGGAAACCGTATGTCTCAAAGTAAGCGCGGGCCATGAGATCGGCTCCGGCTTTGCTGGCCGAATACGGGCTGTTGGGCGCGAGGGGTGTGGTTTCAGTGAACTTTCCGGTTTTACCAAGGGTGCCGTACACTTCGTCAGTGGAGACATGCACGAATCGACTGATACTCCGTTGACGGGCGCATTCCATGAGATTCTGTGCGCCACCAACGTTGGTTGTTACAAAGGGGGAAGGGTCGTTGATAGACCGATCTACATGGGATTCGGCAGCAAAGTTGACAACAGCGTCAATCGATTGGTCCGCAAGCAAGTCCATGATCAGCTCACGGTTGCATATGTCACCTTGGATAAATTTGTAGCGATCTTCGCTCTGCTCAAGGTCCATGAGGTTCAGACGATTTCCGGCATAGGTGAGTTTGTCCAGATTGAGGATGGACCAGTCCGGGTGTTTGGCGAGCATGAGTCGGATAAAGTTTGTTCCGATGAAGCCGCAGCCGCCGGTGACGAGAAGTTTCATATGCGTATTCTACCCCAAGTTTCGGGTTTATTTATCGTGTGTATTGTTCGGTCAGAATATAGTAACGGGCGTGGATTAAAATTTCAAGATACGGGATTGTCTTCCACGATTCCATCGGTTTGACGCAGAGCTTCGAAAAGAAGAATGCCTGTTGCCGTGGACAGGTTCAGACTTCGCACCTCACCCCAGATCGGAATGCGAATTTGTGGATGGTCTTTCATGAATGCAGGTGTCAGTCCGCGAGTCTCCGGCCCAAGAACAATTGCATCATCTGCCTGAAACTTGAAACGGTGATGTGGTGTCTGTGCTTTTGCGCTGGCCATGACGAGACGTGAGGGGCGTATACGGTCCAGGAAATCGGCGAAGTTCGGGTGTACCGTCACATCCACATGAGGCCAATAGTCAAGCCCGGCTCGCTTGAGATGCTTGTCGTCGACCGAAAAACCCAACGGCTCAATGAGATGAAGCGGTGTTTTTGTCGCCGCGCACAGGCGTGCAATATTGCCGGTATTGGGAGGGATCTCCGGCTCGAAAAGAACAATACGCATAGATTAAACGTCCAACTTGATGGTTGCTTTGCCCGGCGAATACCCCTTGAGCGTCCTGATCATTTCTCGAATGGCAGCGGATATGATGTCTTCGACAAAAGGTTTCATGCCGACTGTGGACCCATTGATGTCTACTTCAATGGAGTTGTGCATGGCAAGGCATGCTTTGGTAGTTGTTTTTCCAGCGACAATTTCAGCAGCTAGAGTTCTGCAGTCAGGCCTGCCGCATGTTTCGCAATCCATGCCGGGAAGGAAGAACCCTTTTTCAAGGACAGCTTCAGCCAAGGATTCAATGTCGTCGTATGCTGGTACACCATCAAGGGATGTGTCGCCGTATGTGGCGATGGCAAGATCGGGAATGAGCCAGTCCGTCCCGTCCGTGAGGTCTCCTTGCAAACAGAGAATGCGGGGGAGATAGCCTAGTGATTTGCCGCCTTCGACAATGAGAACGTCGGCGGTCAGAAGCGGCAGAATGTCCGGGAGGAAGCGTCGATCAGTCCAGTTGACAAACGTTTCTTTAGGGCTGAGACCTGCGACAGCATCACAAATTTCCGCATATTGAGTGGTGTCGGTGTCAGCCCAGTCAAATCCGTGGTGGCTGAACTTTGCGGCGGCAACAGTCAGGCCTGATGATTTGAAATGGCGGGCTAGGTCGAGACCAAGGGTGGTTTTGCCGGAATTTTTTGGGCCGACGATGGATATTGCTTTCATGTCATTTCTCCGTTGGGAAAGCTATGAAGTCTCAACAATGAAACCGTGTTCCAGATGAATGATACGGTCGCTGACCTTGCCGAGCCAGTCAAGGTCGTGACTTGCAACGACGAGGCTTGTTCCGTTGTCCGTACGTGCTTTGAGTGCGGCCTGTCGGATGAGTTTGGCGCTTTGGGTGTCCAGACTGGCCGTAGGTTCATCCATGAGGAGGACTTTGGGTTTTAGGACTAATCGGGCAGCCAGAGCTACACGTTGCGCTTCGCCACCGGAAAGTTCGAACCACTGCCTGGACGAAAAAGATTCAGGTTCAAGACCAACTTCGATCAACGCATTATGGACCTTGGTTGTAATGTCGGATTTTTTACGAACTTTGAGGCCATAAGCAATGTTGGCGTGGACAGTGCGTTTGAGCAGGTAAGGCTCTTGAACAAGGAGTGTGACCTGTCGATGAACCGCCCCCGGTTTGATCGAGGTTTTAGCTCCCATGAAAGAAAGTGTGCCTGCTGCCGGAGCATCAAGAAAGGCGAGCAAGCGAAGCAGCGTTGATTTGCCGGAACCATTGGGACCGGCAAGGCCGATAATGTCACCCTGATTGATATCAAGTGTGTCAATATTGAGAACTTCTCGGTCGGAAAAAATCTGTCGGACATTGTTCAGGGAGAGAACGGGAGTGCTCATTGGACGGCCTTCTTTTTGAGGCCGGTGGCCGCGACGTTGACGAGAAGAGCGACTGTAAGCAGGACGATGCCGAGCGCAATGCCCATGGCGAATTCACCTTTACCAGTCTCCAAAGCTATTGCTGTAGTGATGGTCCGTGTGTGCCATTTGATGTTGCCGCCGACGAGCATGGATATGCCGACTTCAGACACTATGCGACCATAAGCAGCCATGGCGGCGAGCATAATGGAAAAGCGTGCCTCCATGACAGTGGCCCAGAGAATTTGTCGAGGGTTGGCGCCCAGTGTGATCAGGGTCATGGGAAGTCTTTTGTCCAACCCTTCAACAGCATTGGCGGTCATGGCTATTATGATGGGAAGGCCGAGCAGCGTTTGGCCTATCGCGACACCTGTGATGGAGAAAAGCAAGCCTGTGCCGCCCAGAGGCCCGTGTCGGGTCAGGAATGCATAGACAAGCAAACCGATAACAACTGTCGGAAATGACAACAGCGTGTCAACGATGGTTCGGAGAATACGTTTTCCTGTAAATGTCTTGTGACCAAGAAGAAAACCGAGTGGCACGCCGATGGTGAGACTGAAAAACATGGACAGTGTGGACGCGCTCACCGTAGCCCATATTGCAGAAAAAGTTTCAGGATCGCCTGAGAAGAGAAGGACGAAACCCTGAAGAAAACCTTGAAGCAGAAAATCCATGTGTAATCCTTTTTTGACCGAGGGAACGGGGATCCGTTCCCTCGGTGGATTTACCTACTCTATCTATTTTGCGTTGGGAATGAAAAGCTTCTTGCCCAGAAGCGTGAAGTTTCCAATGGCTTTCTGGGTTTCAGGAGAAGCCATCCAGGCAATGTATTGTTTAGCCAGGTCGTACTGAGCGTCTTTGCAATGCTCTGGATTGACAGCCAGTGCGCTGTATTGATTGAAGAGAACCTTGTCGCCTTCCACCAGAACGATCAAGGGCGGGTTGCCGCCATGATTGTCAGCGTATTTGATGAATGTGCCACGGTCGGTCATGGTGTATCCGGCCTTTTCATTGGCAATATTAATGGTGGGGAGCATGCCCTGTCCAGTTTGTACGTACCATGCTTCTTTCTCAGGAACAGCCATGCCAGCGGCTTTCCACAGGGAAAGTTCCTTTTTGTTGGTGCCGGAGTTGTCGCCACGACTGGCAAAGGGAGCCTGTTTGTCTGCGATTGTCTTCAGGGCTTCGGCGACATTCATGCCTTTGACGCCTGCAGAATCGGCTGCGGGGCCGATGATGACAAAGTCATTATACATTACTTCTGTGCGGTCAATGAGAACGCCCTTGTCCATGTAGGCCTTTTCAGATGCAGGGGCGTGAACCAACACCACATCGACATCACAGTTTTCAGCCATTTTCAAGGCTTTGCCGGTTCCGACTGCGACAAACTTGATTTCAATACCTGCGTCCTTCAAGAATTGGGGAACGATCAATTCGTCCAGAAGTCCTGTGTTGGCGGTACTGGTTGTCGTTGCCATCATCAGCGTTTTACCGGCCAAAGCCGGCACAACCAGGGCGACAGTGAGAATGAGCGCGAGAGAAATGGAAAAAAGACGTTTCATTGTGTCCTCCAACGGTATGGTTTTGTTTGGGAAGTGTTTAACAAATATAAAGTATCAAGCCGAAAATATTGGTTACTGACTGTTTTTTTGTCTATTGGGTGTCGTCGCGATAGAATTCGCCGGATTTTTTGACATCCATATCCAGAAGTTCCCCCGCTCGTTTGGTCGCATAATCTTCGACGTCGAGATAGAAATGTAAGAATTTTTCCATTAATTCTTTACCGTATGGGGACAGGTTGAATCGTTGTCCCATTCCCTTGGTCTTTTCCACCAAAGGTTGGCCTATGCGATCTTCAGCATTTTTGAGTTTGCCCCACGCCCGACGATAGGACATGCCCAATGCTTCTGCGGCCTTTCGTAAAGAGCCGAGATCCTCTACATGCTTGAGAAGCAATGTGCTTCCAATTCCAATGTAGGTCTTGTCCTTTTGTTCAAGCCAGATGCGGAGGCGGAGAACTGTATCCTGTTCTTTTGTCATGGTAAAGTGCCAAGGTTATAGTATTATTTATTGAATGTTCAAATTGATTGTTCTTCAAAAAAATATATGCAGGAACTTTGATATTAAGTCAACGAAAGCATAATTGCCTAAGAAAAGGCACTTGTTGCTTAGAGTGTGACTGTTTCAAAGGTCGCGGTGGAAAGATCGACAACGAGCATTTTTTTCTCAAGGGGGGAATTGATATCCGTCAGCAGTTTGACTGCTTCTGCAGCCATGAGTGAAGCAATGAGCATGACAGTGGGGGCAGGGCATCCTAAAATGCCTTCTGCTTCATTATCCAGCCCCATTATGTCAGCCGGACCAGTGTCGCCGGGCATGACGACGCCCACATAGCCTGTCCATCCGGCTAAAGCACCAGTTACGAGGGGGATTCCGACTTCTGCAGCAGCTCTTTGCAGGTGAAGGCGTGTTTCAAGGCCTCCGAGAGCGTCTATGACGATGTCAGCATTTGATATAAATGCGGGGAGGGACTCTGGAGTTAGAAACTCATCTGTTCCAAGAAACGTCACTGACGGATTGATATCCATAGCCCTTTGCGTTGCGGCCTGCGCTTTGGATTTATTAATATTGCCTAGTGTTGAGAGTTCCTGGCGGTTGAGATTGCTTTCTTCAAAATGGTCACCGTCTGCGGCGCGAATGGTCCCGACGCCCATTCGGAGAAACTGTTCGAGCAGGTTGCCGCCAAGGCCGCCGAGACCGACTTGCGCAATCGTTGAGTCAAGAAGACGCATTTGCCCCTCGCCTGTGATGGACTGCATGTTTCGCAGATACCGCAGAGGATGGATGCCTTCTGAAATGGCAAGTCGTTCAATAGCGTGTCCAGGTATGTCGTTCATTTGAGATAATGCGATAACATCGTCACTGGATATGATGGTCCCGGCTTCTCCCCACGGCAGCAAAGTGCTTCTGGCGTGGGTGTGGATGGCGTTCAGAAGGTGTTTCATGGTTTAGCCTCCGCCTACTGGCGGGAATAGCCCAACCCTGTCACCATCATGTATTTCGCTGTCCAGATTTGAACGGACTGCGTTGATGAATATGAGTGTTACTTCCTTTTCAGGCATGCCGAGTTTGACGACAAGAGACCTGACAGTCTCTCCGGATTCAATCGGGTAGTCGTCACCATTCTCAGGCAGAAACTTAGCCAGCGTTGCAAAACATTTGAGTTCTATTCCCATGAGTCCAATCTAGTCATTTGAAGTGAGTGGGTCAACAGGCGAAAAAAAGGCCGGGAATAAATTCCCGGCCTTGGAATCTCGAGAAATGAGACTTAGACTTTGGCGGCCTGCAGTTCGTCTTCGTCATAGTCCCAGGTGACGTTGTGAGGCGGAAGCGGGTCGGTTTCAAAGAAACGGGGCAGCTTGTCGTCTGCCTTGGTGAAACCGGCACGTTCGTTGAATGCCTGCTCGTCTTTCATGGCTCCGACACCGAGAGCGATCAGATCGTCAGGGGTGAAGGAGTTGCCGGTCCAGGACTGGACCAGGTCCGCCATGGTCTGAACGCCGTTGTCGGAATCCAGCACGGCGAAGGCCACGAACAGGCAGAAGCCCATGGAGTCGATGGCGGCAGTAGCGACCTGCAAGTTCTTGGACAACTCGATGTTGCCTTCTTTCTTGAGACCGTCGATGGAGCCGCCGACACCCAGCAGGTTTGCAGTGACACCATAACCAGCGGTGTGATCTGCGCCCATCGCAGTGGTTGCGTAGGTGACGCCGACACCCTTGACCGCGCGAGGGTCGTAGGCAGGCATGGACTGACGCTTGACAGTGGGCAGACGGTCTACGCCGAATGCGCCACCAGCGAATTCGACGCCGTTGCCGATGATCATGCCCATGGGATCGCCGGTGCCGACCTTCTTGAGCAGTTCAATGGCTGCTTTGCCGTCACCCCAGGGAATGATGCCACCGTCCATTGCTACGGCGATGGTATTACCTATTTCGATGGTATCCATGCCTTTGTCATCACAAATGCGGTCCATGGTGGCGATGTCGTCGAAGTCTTTGATCAGTGCGTTGGCACCGAAAGCCCAGATGGTCTCGTATTCGAAACCGGAGGTCAGGTAGTTGCCGTCAGCATCATTATACTGCTGGGAGCACTGGATGATGCAACCTGCATGGCAGCCTTCAGTGGTTTTGCCCTGACGGGATTCGATAATCTCAGCCATTTTTTCGCCGGAAATGTCAGCAGCGTGTTCGCACTGACCATAACGGAAGTTTTTGGTAGGCAGAGCGCCAGCTTCGTTGACGACATTCACGAGCACTGCTGTACCGAAACCGGGCAGTCCCTGAGAAGTAACCGGGTGACCTTTGAGGATGTCAACCCAAGTGGAACGAGCTGTTTTAAAGTTGTCATTATCGACAGCGCCGACCTTGTTGGCAAATTCTGGATCAAGCACAATGGCTTTAATTTTTTTGGAACCCATGACAGCACCAGTGCCACCGCGACCAGCGGATCGAGCGGGGCGCTTGTAGGGATCGGTGAACTGGATGGTTGCCGTCTGGCGGACGGTTTCACCTGCGGGGCCGATCATTGCTGCACACAGTTTGTTGCCGTACTGCTCAAGCAGTTTGTCGTGTGCCGGATAGTTGTCCATGCCGACGATGTCGGAGGCATCACGGAATTCGACCTTGCCATCGGTGATGAACAGAGTGGAAAAAGGAGCTTGTTCTGCGGGCTTGTCTTCAAGGACGATGGCAAGCAGGCCCATTTTTGGCATTTTGTGAGCGAACAGACCACCAGAGTTAGACTCTTTAATGCCGCCGGTGAGCGGAGATTTGGTGCCGACGGATACGCGACCGGAGTTGGCAGCCGTTGAACCGCCCAGCAGGCCGGTAGCGAAAACCAGTTTGTTCTCTGCGGAGAGCGGATGGCAGTCGGCAGGAACTTCCTTGTTGATGAGGCGGGAGGTCAGCGCGCGACCACCAAGATTGACGTACGGGCCGACATCTTCAAAGCTGTACTCTTTAGTGCGGCAGTTGATTCTGAGAATCTGAGGCATTGAATTACCCTCTGCTTAGTTAATATTTATGCGTTCATATTGACGCTATTATGGTAACTGTCTATTGATGGCATTGTACACTGTTTTTCGAAATAATGTCAAAAAAAACAGCTGATTGTGTTCAATTGAGCATAATATTGTTTTCGTCAAACAAAAATTTGTCCAAGGTAGGGGAAATAATGAATAATGTTGCTTGTCTGAAAATACGAATGATGTCCGAGGCTGCATCCGGATGGAACTTTTTGTTACAAAAAGGGTTTTTTCTTCAGGGAAAGTCCGGGATGTCCATCCGAACTCTTCTGCACGAGGTGCTGGGGTATGAGGATGATTTTATCGAACAGACAGTGAGGACCATTTTTCAGAATTTCAGGCCAGTAGACAATATTGATAGTGTCTTCATCAAGGCTG
The genomic region above belongs to uncultured Pseudodesulfovibrio sp. and contains:
- the rfbD gene encoding dTDP-4-dehydrorhamnose reductase, whose product is MGIKGKTIVVLGGRTGLLGQALCHAFTQAGARPVALSSQDCDILDPKSVDIILDKEDPDVLINAAAYTQVDLAEEEQEMAFALNATAPPLLATLAARRSIPFVHYSTDFVFKGDKTSPYTEYDETSAFSTYGISKADGERGLLKLGYDKTLILRISWLFGPGRSNFVKKILTLCDTRDTLTVVEDQVGSPSYAPDIATGTIKLLEKKATGIFHLANSGQTSWHGLASMAATLAGKDCTITPVPSSEYPTKAVRPHYSVLDLSKYIRTTGMTPRRWEDALAEYVQKELGMAPKA
- the rfbB gene encoding dTDP-glucose 4,6-dehydratase, with product MKLLVTGGCGFIGTNFIRLMLAKHPDWSILNLDKLTYAGNRLNLMDLEQSEDRYKFIQGDICNRELIMDLLADQSIDAVVNFAAESHVDRSINDPSPFVTTNVGGAQNLMECARQRSISRFVHVSTDEVYGTLGKTGKFTETTPLAPNSPYSASKAGADLMARAYFETYGFPILITRCSNNYGPYQFPEKLIPLMFLNAKADKSLPVYGDGMNVRDWIYVDDHCLGVELTLLNGREGQAYNFGGDAEETNITVVKTLLSILGKPESLITYVTDRPGHDKRYAMDFSLAQKELGFIPTLNFADGLKKTIDWYEANTEWLEQVQSGEYRTFMDSWYEERA
- a CDS encoding tRNA (cytidine(34)-2'-O)-methyltransferase, which codes for MRIVLFEPEIPPNTGNIARLCAATKTPLHLIEPLGFSVDDKHLKRAGLDYWPHVDVTVHPNFADFLDRIRPSRLVMASAKAQTPHHRFKFQADDAIVLGPETRGLTPAFMKDHPQIRIPIWGEVRSLNLSTATGILLFEALRQTDGIVEDNPVS
- a CDS encoding molybdopterin-guanine dinucleotide biosynthesis protein MobB, with the protein product MKAISIVGPKNSGKTTLGLDLARHFKSSGLTVAAAKFSHHGFDWADTDTTQYAEICDAVAGLSPKETFVNWTDRRFLPDILPLLTADVLIVEGGKSLGYLPRILCLQGDLTDGTDWLIPDLAIATYGDTSLDGVPAYDDIESLAEAVLEKGFFLPGMDCETCGRPDCRTLAAEIVAGKTTTKACLAMHNSIEVDINGSTVGMKPFVEDIISAAIREMIRTLKGYSPGKATIKLDV
- a CDS encoding ABC transporter ATP-binding protein → MSTPVLSLNNVRQIFSDREVLNIDTLDINQGDIIGLAGPNGSGKSTLLRLLAFLDAPAAGTLSFMGAKTSIKPGAVHRQVTLLVQEPYLLKRTVHANIAYGLKVRKKSDITTKVHNALIEVGLEPESFSSRQWFELSGGEAQRVALAARLVLKPKVLLMDEPTASLDTQSAKLIRQAALKARTDNGTSLVVASHDLDWLGKVSDRIIHLEHGFIVETS
- a CDS encoding ABC transporter permease; translation: MDFLLQGFLQGFVLLFSGDPETFSAIWATVSASTLSMFFSLTIGVPLGFLLGHKTFTGKRILRTIVDTLLSFPTVVIGLLVYAFLTRHGPLGGTGLLFSITGVAIGQTLLGLPIIIAMTANAVEGLDKRLPMTLITLGANPRQILWATVMEARFSIMLAAMAAYGRIVSEVGISMLVGGNIKWHTRTITTAIALETGKGEFAMGIALGIVLLTVALLVNVAATGLKKKAVQ
- a CDS encoding substrate-binding domain-containing protein translates to MKRLFSISLALILTVALVVPALAGKTLMMATTTSTANTGLLDELIVPQFLKDAGIEIKFVAVGTGKALKMAENCDVDVVLVHAPASEKAYMDKGVLIDRTEVMYNDFVIIGPAADSAGVKGMNVAEALKTIADKQAPFASRGDNSGTNKKELSLWKAAGMAVPEKEAWYVQTGQGMLPTINIANEKAGYTMTDRGTFIKYADNHGGNPPLIVLVEGDKVLFNQYSALAVNPEHCKDAQYDLAKQYIAWMASPETQKAIGNFTLLGKKLFIPNAK
- a CDS encoding LysR family transcriptional regulator translates to MTKEQDTVLRLRIWLEQKDKTYIGIGSTLLLKHVEDLGSLRKAAEALGMSYRRAWGKLKNAEDRIGQPLVEKTKGMGQRFNLSPYGKELMEKFLHFYLDVEDYATKRAGELLDMDVKKSGEFYRDDTQ
- a CDS encoding HesA/MoeB/ThiF family protein: MKHLLNAIHTHARSTLLPWGEAGTIISSDDVIALSQMNDIPGHAIERLAISEGIHPLRYLRNMQSITGEGQMRLLDSTIAQVGLGGLGGNLLEQFLRMGVGTIRAADGDHFEESNLNRQELSTLGNINKSKAQAATQRAMDINPSVTFLGTDEFLTPESLPAFISNADIVIDALGGLETRLHLQRAAAEVGIPLVTGALAGWTGYVGVVMPGDTGPADIMGLDNEAEGILGCPAPTVMLIASLMAAEAVKLLTDINSPLEKKMLVVDLSTATFETVTL
- a CDS encoding MoaD/ThiS family protein, with product MGIELKCFATLAKFLPENGDDYPIESGETVRSLVVKLGMPEKEVTLIFINAVRSNLDSEIHDGDRVGLFPPVGGG
- a CDS encoding aldehyde ferredoxin oxidoreductase C-terminal domain-containing protein — protein: MPQILRINCRTKEYSFEDVGPYVNLGGRALTSRLINKEVPADCHPLSAENKLVFATGLLGGSTAANSGRVSVGTKSPLTGGIKESNSGGLFAHKMPKMGLLAIVLEDKPAEQAPFSTLFITDGKVEFRDASDIVGMDNYPAHDKLLEQYGNKLCAAMIGPAGETVRQTATIQFTDPYKRPARSAGRGGTGAVMGSKKIKAIVLDPEFANKVGAVDNDNFKTARSTWVDILKGHPVTSQGLPGFGTAVLVNVVNEAGALPTKNFRYGQCEHAADISGEKMAEIIESRQGKTTEGCHAGCIIQCSQQYNDADGNYLTSGFEYETIWAFGANALIKDFDDIATMDRICDDKGMDTIEIGNTIAVAMDGGIIPWGDGKAAIELLKKVGTGDPMGMIIGNGVEFAGGAFGVDRLPTVKRQSMPAYDPRAVKGVGVTYATTAMGADHTAGYGVTANLLGVGGSIDGLKKEGNIELSKNLQVATAAIDSMGFCLFVAFAVLDSDNGVQTMADLVQSWTGNSFTPDDLIALGVGAMKDEQAFNERAGFTKADDKLPRFFETDPLPPHNVTWDYDEDELQAAKV